A region from the Mycolicibacterium phlei genome encodes:
- a CDS encoding SRPBCC family protein, translating to MTEKRISATTTVNAAIDTVFAVLADPSTHQAIDGTGWVREALEPGPLTAVGQIFRCAMYHENHPLGHYEMANRVEVFEPPHAIAWLPGQGPQERGNMMAADERVFGGWIWRYDLRPLGPRSTEVELSYDWSGVGPEQLNLVEFPPFDPQHLDNSLKNLAALAESRSGEKPS from the coding sequence ATGACCGAGAAACGCATCAGTGCCACCACGACCGTCAACGCAGCGATCGACACCGTGTTCGCGGTGCTGGCCGACCCGTCGACGCATCAGGCGATCGACGGCACCGGCTGGGTGCGTGAAGCGCTGGAACCCGGCCCGCTGACCGCCGTCGGCCAGATCTTCCGCTGCGCGATGTACCACGAGAACCATCCGCTCGGGCACTACGAGATGGCCAACCGGGTCGAGGTGTTCGAGCCGCCGCACGCCATCGCCTGGCTGCCCGGGCAGGGACCGCAGGAGCGCGGCAACATGATGGCCGCCGACGAGCGGGTGTTCGGCGGCTGGATCTGGCGTTACGACCTGCGGCCGCTGGGCCCGCGAAGCACCGAGGTGGAGCTGAGCTACGACTGGTCGGGTGTGGGGCCCGAGCAGCTGAACCTCGTCGAGTTCCCGCCGTTCGACCCGCAGCATCTGGACAACTCGCTGAAGAACCTGGCGGCGCTGGCCGAGTCCCGGTCCGGCGAAAAGCCAAGCTAG
- a CDS encoding HAD-IIA family hydrolase, whose protein sequence is MAIGGVLFDIDGVLVTSWKPIEGAADTVRALADNQIACSYLTNTTTKTRAQIADLLTAAGMAVRPDEVITAAVLTAQYVRDRYPDARCFLVNSGDVTEDMPGLDLVNSTAFEGPRAPEKPDVVLLGGAGPEYSHLTLSWVYDWMAQGVPVVAMHRSTAWTTTDGLRVDTGMYLIGMEETSGRKATAVGKPAPEGFLAAANRLGVEPDEMYMVGDDLNNDVLAAQVVGMTGVLVRTGKFRQDTLDRWAADEFAMQPNHVIDSVADLPALLGL, encoded by the coding sequence ATGGCGATCGGTGGAGTGCTCTTCGACATCGATGGCGTGCTGGTGACCTCGTGGAAGCCCATCGAAGGGGCGGCCGACACCGTGCGGGCATTGGCCGACAACCAGATTGCCTGCTCGTATCTGACGAACACGACGACCAAGACGCGGGCGCAGATCGCCGATCTGCTCACCGCGGCCGGGATGGCGGTTCGGCCCGACGAGGTGATCACCGCCGCGGTGCTGACCGCCCAGTATGTGCGGGACAGATACCCCGACGCCCGCTGCTTCCTGGTCAACAGCGGTGACGTCACCGAGGACATGCCCGGGCTGGACCTGGTCAACTCCACGGCCTTCGAGGGCCCACGCGCCCCGGAGAAACCGGACGTGGTGCTGCTCGGCGGGGCCGGGCCGGAGTACAGCCACCTGACGCTGTCGTGGGTGTACGACTGGATGGCCCAGGGGGTGCCGGTGGTCGCGATGCACCGCAGCACCGCGTGGACGACAACCGACGGGCTGCGCGTCGACACCGGGATGTACCTGATCGGGATGGAGGAGACCTCCGGCCGCAAGGCCACCGCCGTCGGCAAACCGGCACCGGAGGGGTTCCTGGCCGCCGCCAACCGGCTCGGGGTGGAGCCCGACGAGATGTACATGGTCGGCGACGACCTCAACAACGACGTGCTGGCCGCGCAGGTGGTCGGCATGACCGGTGTGCTGGTGCGCACCGGCAAGTTCCGGCAGGACACGCTGGACCGTTGGGCCGCAGACGAATTCGCGATGCAACCCAACCATGTGATCGACTCGGTCGCGGATCTGCCCGCGCTGCTCGGGCTGTAA